The window GAGTTGAAGGATGTTTTGCCCCATCCCGGATTCAAAGATGACCTGAAGAGCCGCCAGCGACCCGATCGTGTAGTAGTAACCCTGCTCCTTGGGCCCAAGGTAAAGGAGTACCAGGTACGCGGAAACGGGGCCGGTAAGGGTGCGAAATGCCACGCCGAATGCCGCCCAAGAGATTGCGGCATCCAACTGGAGCCAGTGGAACAGCCGTTTCAACGTCGGAAAATGCGTTTAATGTAAGCCTTGGCCGTTCGCAACCAGAGCCGGGGGTCTTCTGCGATCTGGTGTTCTCGTTGCAATATCCCTAGTGTTGCGATTGCTTCGCGCATCGATGGAGCGAAAGTCAGCATGTCGATGACTTTGCCGCAGTAGGAATTCCGCATGCGATGTCGCCACTCTTTCAATTCGGCCTCGGAGAAGATTTGCGACGATAATGCTCGGGCATAAGCAATTTCAAAAAAGCGTATGTCCTTAACCCATGCATTAATCTTTGGATTAAAGATCGCATTTGCATCGTGAAGAACGTAGCTGGCAACATTACGTGACAGAAAGCCGACATTTGAAGTCAGGGACATCGTCAACCAAGCGAGCGAGTCTCCATGTGGAATCTCGGACTCGGAGAAAAAACCTGCAGTCTTGGCCTTCTCCGTTCTGGCGACAACAGTCATAAGATAGGCAAAATCAAAGGAACTTTTTCCCAGAGAGAGGAAAAAGTCTTTTCCTTGCATGCGTTCGGGGATATTGCGATCAAGCTCATGGATCGTTCCGGAACGGACATCCTCCATCACGATGTTTGCATGGACGAATCCTATATCCGGGTTTGTTTCTAGAAATGTGCAGGCATCTTCTAGATATGCCGTGTCGGTCAGGTAATCATCATCACTAAGAACGACGAAGTATTTGCCCTTGCAGTGGTTGAATACCGCTGTGTGGAGGTTTCCACATAAGCCAAGGTTTTCCCCATTTCTTACCCAGCGAACTCCACGGGTCTCGTAGGACTCTCGGAGATCATCTGTGTGATCCGTAGATGCGTTGTCGCAGACCAGAACCTCCCGATCTTCAATGCTCTGGGCGAGGGCCGATTCGATGGCCCTGGGAAGCAGATCACACCTGTTATAGGTGGGAATGATGATGGACAATAGAGGAGAACTACGCATTGCAATCCTCGGAGGGCAGGACTCCAGTATCTTGAAGAACGTAACGCATAACTTCATTCTTACGGTACGGTACGGCTCCCACTAAGAGCTTGCCTGAAGCATTCCAGACTTTCCACCAGTGCTCCGCGAACTCCCTCAATGTTTGAGGATTTCCCGAGCCGATATTCAGTAGGCTAGGGGGCATATAACGGATGGGATTATTGGCAATTTGTAGGAAACGTTCAGCAGCAGCTTCAACTGGCACAAAGTCGCGGACTTGTTCTCCTTTAGTCATCGGGAAATCCCTTCCGGACAAAGCGGCTTCTCGCAAAGTGGGCCAAAACTTCCCGGGGCCTTCCCCGAGTCCAAAGACATGTGCTGGTCGCAGAATTGCGACTTCAACCTTGTAATCGTGTCCAAAAGCAATTGCCGCCATGGTCGCGGCTGCTTTTGATGCCGCATACGGGCCAGTCGGTTCCAACGGGGCATCGATGGGTATATATTCGTAACGTTCCCCGCTCTTTCCATACTCGAAACATGATCCACAAATGATAAAGCGAGAGACACCCGCTGCAGCGGCGGATGCCCAGCAAAGCAGGGATTCAGTTACATTAACTCGGAAGCAGTCAACCCAGTTTGCTTGGGCTGCATCGACCCCGTGAGCGGCGAAGTGTACAAGAGTACGGGCCTCCCAGTTGGGTTGAATTTGGGGTTCTTTAAGAGAGGCTTCAAACCACGAAGCCCTTTCGGTGCCTTCTGGAATTTTTGAACAGCTAGAGCGTTTCAGCGCATGGATGACATGCCCTTTCTTAAGGGCATGTCTAATGAAACAAGACCCCAGAAATCCAGTGCCCCCCGTGACGATCAATCGCTGTTGGAAATACTGCATCGGGTTGGCAGCTAAACTCGACTTTTGACGAAATCAGAGATCACCTTGATTTCATAATCGAGTTGAGCGGAGGAAAGGCCGGGGTAGGTGCCGATAAACAGCGTTCGATTCATGATACGGTCTGAGCCAGCGAGGTCGCCGATTACCCGGAATGCCTGGGGGTTTTGCTCGCGGAGACGAACGAAGGCGGGTTGACGAACGAGGTTGCCGCCGAAGAGCATGCGGTTGCCGATTTTTTTCTCGTCGAGATGACGGGCGAGATCGGTACGGGAAAACGGAGCATTCTCACGGACGGTCATCTTGAAGCCGAACCAGGAGCAATCGGTGCGGCTGCCGGATTTGTCCCAGGAGAAATGCGTCGGGGAGCTTCCTGCTGCGTTCCAGGCGGTCGCGTGGGTGGGCAATGCAAACTGGATGTGCTCCTCAAGGTCGGCCAGGCCGGCGCGAAGGTATTGCCAGTTGTTTTTGCGAGCTTCGACAAAGGCCGGGAGCCGCTTGAGCTGCACGCGGCCGATGGCGGCCTGGGGATCGAGCGGTTTGAGATTATAACCGAGATGGGAATAGATGTACTTGTGATCGTAGCCCTCGGGGAGTTCCCCCAATTGCCATGAGAAGCGCTTATTGCAGGTATTGTCCTTCCCGGAGGGACACCAGCAGTCGCGGCCCCAGTCGCGGAAGCTCTCCGCGTAGGTCTTGAGCGCCGGGCGCCGGATGATATTGACCGCTCCGCCCTCGCCCATCGTGAGATGATGGGGCGGATAAAAGGACTGCGTGCTGATATCGCCCCATACGCCGGTAGGTGCGGTCAATACCAGCTCCTCGCTGCCGGGATATTGTTCATAACGGATGAGGGAATGGCTGCCCTCCTCGGCGATCTTGAGGAGATGGTCGAGGCCGAGGCTGCGCGCGCGGGCCACCGGCATGGAGTACAGGCAGCCGAGGGCGTCGCAGTTGTCCTCAACGAGCCAGAGGTCGTGACGGTGGCAAAACTCGAGTACGACGCCGAGATCGAACGGGTTGCCGAGAGCGTGGGCCATCATGACGGCCTTGGTCTTCCCCGGTACAAAGGCTGCCTCGAGCTGGCTGCAGTCGGCATTGCCGGTGACTGGATTGGTGTCGATAAAGACGGGTATCGCGCCATTTTGCACGATGGGTGCGACTGTCGTCGGGAATCCGGCGGCGACGGTGATGACTTCGTCGCCGGGGAGGATGCGCTTGTGGGGAGGGAGTTTGTGCGTGGTCAGCGCCGAGAAGGCGACGAGGTTTGCGGAGGAACCCGAGTTGACCAGGAGAGAGTACTTTGCTCCCAGCGTGCGCGCGAGTTCCTCCTCGAAAGCCGCGCCCTCGGAACCCAGCGTCAACCAGAAGTCGAGGGTGGAACTGACGGCGGCCTCGACTTCATCCTCGGTAAAGACGCGAGCAGCGTACGGGATGCCGCTTTGGCCAGGTACGAACTCCGGGCGCAGAGTGTCCTCCCCGGGGCGGTTGGCTTTGTGAGCGAGGAGGGAATACTCCCGGGTGAGGCGCAATATCGTGGCTTTGAGCTCTTCGGCAGAGGTGGGCATGGCGGGGCTTTAGAAGGAGGCCGTGGCTGTCTCGGCGTAATCCTGGATTTGAGAGATGGTCAGGCGCTGATAGTCCCCGGGTTCGCTTAGCGAGGAGGCATCGCGGTACCATTCAATGGTTTTGCGGACGGTGGTGGGAAAGTCCCACCGGGATTGCCAGTGCAGGATGTGGTGGGCCTTGTCGGTGGCGAGATTCAGGAGAGTGGCTTCGTGAACGGCATGTTGGTCGGATCGGTCCGACCACTCACCGGGCCAATGCCGCAGGATCTCCTGCACGAGGTCTGCCACGGTCTTGTTGGAGCTCAGCGGCGGTCCAAAGTTAAAGGCCGAGGCATATCGGGAAAAGGAGGCGTCATTTTTCGGCGTCTGGTACAGCCGGGCTCCGAGGGTGAGATAGCCGGAGAGAGGCTCCAGCACGTGTTGCCAGGGGCGGGTGGAGATTTTGTTCCGGACGGGAATGATCTCTCCGCGGGCCAGGGCGCGAATGGAATCGGGAACGATGCGGTCATCGGCCCAGTCGCCTCCGCCGATGACATTGCCAGCTCTCGCCGAGGCAAGTTTCACGGGATTCTCCACATGGGAGAAAAAGGAGCGCCGATAGGCGGCTATGACGATCTCGGCGGCTCCTTTGGACGCGCTATAGGGATCGTGGCCGCCGACAGGGTCTTCCTCGCGGTAGCTATGGACCCATTCCTTGTTTTCATAGCACTTGTCTGTGGTGATGGAGACGACTGCGCAGTTCTTTTCCATCTGGCGGGCAGCGTCGAGTACGTGAGCGGTCCCCATGATGTTGGTGCTCAATGTCTCGACCGGCTCGCGATAGGAGAGGCGTACCAGGGGCTGGGCGGCGAGGTGAAAGATAAAATCGGGCTGGGAGGTCGCGACGACCTGCGAGACGAAGTCGCGATCACGGATATCTCCCAGGCGATGCTCGATATCGGCATCGAGACGGAGCTGGTTGAAGAGAGAGGGTGATGTCGGAGGAGGCAGGGCTGCGCCGGT of the Terrimicrobium sacchariphilum genome contains:
- the rfbG gene encoding CDP-glucose 4,6-dehydratase is translated as MNTAFDIYKGKRVLVTGHTGFKGAWLTQWLLTLGAKVTGAALPPPTSPSLFNQLRLDADIEHRLGDIRDRDFVSQVVATSQPDFIFHLAAQPLVRLSYREPVETLSTNIMGTAHVLDAARQMEKNCAVVSITTDKCYENKEWVHSYREEDPVGGHDPYSASKGAAEIVIAAYRRSFFSHVENPVKLASARAGNVIGGGDWADDRIVPDSIRALARGEIIPVRNKISTRPWQHVLEPLSGYLTLGARLYQTPKNDASFSRYASAFNFGPPLSSNKTVADLVQEILRHWPGEWSDRSDQHAVHEATLLNLATDKAHHILHWQSRWDFPTTVRKTIEWYRDASSLSEPGDYQRLTISQIQDYAETATASF
- a CDS encoding NAD-dependent epimerase/dehydratase family protein translates to MQYFQQRLIVTGGTGFLGSCFIRHALKKGHVIHALKRSSCSKIPEGTERASWFEASLKEPQIQPNWEARTLVHFAAHGVDAAQANWVDCFRVNVTESLLCWASAAAAGVSRFIICGSCFEYGKSGERYEYIPIDAPLEPTGPYAASKAAATMAAIAFGHDYKVEVAILRPAHVFGLGEGPGKFWPTLREAALSGRDFPMTKGEQVRDFVPVEAAAERFLQIANNPIRYMPPSLLNIGSGNPQTLREFAEHWWKVWNASGKLLVGAVPYRKNEVMRYVLQDTGVLPSEDCNA
- a CDS encoding glycosyltransferase family 2 protein; translation: MSIIIPTYNRCDLLPRAIESALAQSIEDREVLVCDNASTDHTDDLRESYETRGVRWVRNGENLGLCGNLHTAVFNHCKGKYFVVLSDDDYLTDTAYLEDACTFLETNPDIGFVHANIVMEDVRSGTIHELDRNIPERMQGKDFFLSLGKSSFDFAYLMTVVARTEKAKTAGFFSESEIPHGDSLAWLTMSLTSNVGFLSRNVASYVLHDANAIFNPKINAWVKDIRFFEIAYARALSSQIFSEAELKEWRHRMRNSYCGKVIDMLTFAPSMREAIATLGILQREHQIAEDPRLWLRTAKAYIKRIFRR
- the rfbH gene encoding lipopolysaccharide biosynthesis protein RfbH, which encodes MPTSAEELKATILRLTREYSLLAHKANRPGEDTLRPEFVPGQSGIPYAARVFTEDEVEAAVSSTLDFWLTLGSEGAAFEEELARTLGAKYSLLVNSGSSANLVAFSALTTHKLPPHKRILPGDEVITVAAGFPTTVAPIVQNGAIPVFIDTNPVTGNADCSQLEAAFVPGKTKAVMMAHALGNPFDLGVVLEFCHRHDLWLVEDNCDALGCLYSMPVARARSLGLDHLLKIAEEGSHSLIRYEQYPGSEELVLTAPTGVWGDISTQSFYPPHHLTMGEGGAVNIIRRPALKTYAESFRDWGRDCWCPSGKDNTCNKRFSWQLGELPEGYDHKYIYSHLGYNLKPLDPQAAIGRVQLKRLPAFVEARKNNWQYLRAGLADLEEHIQFALPTHATAWNAAGSSPTHFSWDKSGSRTDCSWFGFKMTVRENAPFSRTDLARHLDEKKIGNRMLFGGNLVRQPAFVRLREQNPQAFRVIGDLAGSDRIMNRTLFIGTYPGLSSAQLDYEIKVISDFVKSRV